A single region of the Kocuria rosea genome encodes:
- the trxA gene encoding thioredoxin, which produces MSAAKNVTDADFRTEVLESDKPVIVDFWAEWCGPCRMVGPVLDAIAAEHADAVEVVKLNVDENPAVASQYGITSIPAIYLFSGGEVVKKAIGAKPKSALEKEFADYLVPGN; this is translated from the coding sequence ATGAGCGCCGCCAAGAACGTCACCGACGCCGACTTCCGCACCGAGGTCCTCGAATCGGACAAGCCCGTCATCGTGGACTTCTGGGCCGAGTGGTGCGGCCCCTGCCGCATGGTCGGCCCGGTCCTCGACGCGATCGCCGCCGAGCACGCCGACGCCGTCGAGGTCGTGAAGCTGAACGTGGACGAGAACCCCGCCGTGGCGTCCCAGTACGGCATCACGTCCATCCCGGCCATCTACCTCTTCTCCGGCGGCGAGGTGGTCAAGAAGGCCATCGGCGCGAAGCCGAAGAGCGCCCTCGAGAAGGAGTTCGCAGACTACCTCGTCCCCGGGAACTGA